Within Candidatus Sysuiplasma jiujiangense, the genomic segment GCCCAGGATATGTGCAATCTCTTTCTGGGTCTTATGCATTGAACGCAGTTTCAGTATCTCCCTTTGCCTGCTGGTCAGTATCCCCCGTTCACTCCGATTGCTGTTCGACCGGGACATGTTTATTCCCCGTTTTTTGCATCTACTTTTGTTTGCTTTATGGCAATAAGAAAGCATATTTATAAACTTCCGGCACATATCCTGTCCGGTATGCGCTCAAAGCGCCTGATTTCGATATTCATAGTGATTTCGGTTGTTGCTGCGGCTTCAGCCTACACCGTCCTCACCCATGGGCAGAAGCGGCAGCTTATCGTCTACACGGCAGACGCATATGTCAGGGAGACAAATTATCTGCTCGCGCAGTTCCATTCGTCCACAGGCAACCCGGTCGCACCTGCCAGAGGCGGCGGCTCCTACACCGATGCGAGGGAAATAGGACAGGGTGCGCCGGCTGACATACTGATTTCGGTCGCCCTTAACGCCTACCAGAGAAATTACCTCGGGGCAAGATACAGCGGCTGGGCGGTTGCGTTTGCAGCTGATCAAATGGTCATCTCATATTCCAACGCGACACTTAACTCCACTGCCGCAGTGCACGTAATTCATGCGTTTCAAAATGCATCCGCGAGCAATAGCAGTTCCGCATTCTACGGTGCATTTTACAACCTCACATCGGGCCGGATAAAGGTGGGAATTTCGAACCCGGACAGCGATCCTGCAGGACTAAGGGCATATCTGGCGCTTGAGATTGCCGGCTTCCTCTACGCGGGGAATCAGTCTTACTTTCTCCAGAGGGCATCAGACAACAATGGGACCGTGTCAGCGTCAAACGCCGCTGAACTCGTATCACCGCTGGAGTTCGGGAGCATACAGTTCCTCTTCATATACAGGTCAGCTGCCATATCGGACCACATCCGGTATATTACGCTCCCCCCGCAGCTGAATCAGGGCGATCCAAACCTCAGTGCTTTCTATTCCCGATTCTCATACACACTTGTCGGAGGATCTG encodes:
- a CDS encoding substrate-binding domain-containing protein, which translates into the protein MRSKRLISIFIVISVVAAASAYTVLTHGQKRQLIVYTADAYVRETNYLLAQFHSSTGNPVAPARGGGSYTDAREIGQGAPADILISVALNAYQRNYLGARYSGWAVAFAADQMVISYSNATLNSTAAVHVIHAFQNASASNSSSAFYGAFYNLTSGRIKVGISNPDSDPAGLRAYLALEIAGFLYAGNQSYFLQRASDNNGTVSASNAAELVSPLEFGSIQFLFIYRSAAISDHIRYITLPPQLNQGDPNLSAFYSRFSYTLVGGSVNASPVYLFVSVMANSSLNAEAYSFTYFLLNSSSELENFGLMALKVPLLFYNKMPQQFSNMIREGEMDVGGTL